A stretch of the Aminipila terrae genome encodes the following:
- a CDS encoding acetaldehyde dehydrogenase (acetylating) produces MENFDYDLRSVQEVRNLARLGKVATDKFVTYTEEQIDKILRNMVRVAEENAVCLAQMAVEETGFGKVADKTYKNHMAATILYNAIKDMKTVGVIQEDVVNKIIEVADPVGLVMGIVPSTNPTSTVIYKAMIALKARNAIVFSPHPSAAKCTIKAAELMYQAALEAGAPENCIGCISMPSMAATDELMHAKEVAIIIATGGPGMVKAAYSAGKPALGVGAGNSPAYIERTANVQQAVKNIMASKTFDNGTICASEQSIICEECNRDAVMAEFKKQGGYFMTAEETAKVCKLLFKNGHSMNAKFVGRSADVIAEGAGISIPAGTRVLIGEQGGVGEGYPLSYEKLTSVLAFYTVKDWHEACELSIALLQNGIGHTMSLHTEDRDIVMKFAAKPASRILVNTGGSMGGTGASTGLMPAFTLGCGTWGGSATSENVTPMHLVNIKRVAYGLKDCSTLAADDPTFNHPELSGCNSCSGASKEQSLNQEDLMSLVNQLVSVMKGAN; encoded by the coding sequence ATGGAAAATTTTGATTATGATTTACGTTCAGTACAGGAAGTGAGAAATCTTGCACGTCTTGGTAAAGTGGCAACAGACAAATTTGTTACTTATACAGAAGAGCAGATTGATAAAATTCTGCGAAATATGGTTCGGGTTGCAGAGGAAAATGCAGTATGCCTGGCCCAGATGGCTGTAGAAGAAACAGGGTTTGGTAAGGTTGCAGATAAAACTTACAAGAACCATATGGCAGCAACTATTCTGTACAACGCAATCAAAGACATGAAAACTGTTGGTGTGATTCAGGAAGATGTAGTAAATAAGATTATTGAGGTGGCAGATCCGGTAGGTCTGGTTATGGGTATTGTTCCATCAACAAACCCCACATCAACCGTAATCTATAAGGCCATGATTGCTTTAAAGGCAAGAAATGCCATTGTATTTTCACCGCATCCTTCCGCAGCAAAGTGCACAATAAAGGCTGCAGAACTAATGTATCAGGCAGCTTTGGAAGCCGGCGCTCCTGAAAACTGTATCGGATGCATTTCCATGCCTTCCATGGCAGCAACAGATGAACTGATGCATGCCAAGGAAGTGGCAATCATCATAGCAACAGGCGGTCCTGGAATGGTAAAGGCAGCATACAGTGCCGGAAAGCCAGCTCTTGGAGTAGGAGCCGGAAATTCACCTGCATACATTGAAAGAACAGCAAATGTACAGCAGGCTGTAAAGAACATTATGGCCAGCAAAACATTTGATAACGGAACAATCTGTGCATCCGAACAGTCCATCATCTGCGAAGAGTGCAACAGAGATGCCGTAATGGCTGAATTCAAGAAGCAGGGTGGCTATTTTATGACAGCAGAAGAAACTGCAAAGGTCTGCAAGCTGTTATTTAAAAATGGTCACAGCATGAATGCCAAGTTTGTTGGAAGATCTGCAGATGTAATCGCAGAAGGAGCAGGCATTTCAATTCCGGCAGGCACAAGAGTGCTGATTGGTGAACAGGGAGGAGTAGGTGAAGGATATCCCCTTTCCTATGAAAAGCTGACTTCCGTACTTGCTTTCTATACAGTTAAAGACTGGCATGAAGCCTGCGAACTGAGTATTGCACTGCTTCAGAACGGTATTGGACATACCATGAGTCTTCATACAGAAGACAGAGACATAGTAATGAAGTTTGCTGCAAAGCCAGCATCCCGTATTCTTGTAAACACAGGAGGAAGCATGGGCGGTACTGGTGCCAGCACCGGACTGATGCCTGCATTTACATTAGGATGTGGTACATGGGGCGGAAGTGCAACTTCAGAAAATGTAACACCAATGCACCTTGTAAACATCAAGAGAGTGGCATATGGATTAAAAGACTGCTCCACTCTAGCAGCTGATGATCCTACATTTAACCATCCTGAACTGTCAGGTTGTAACAGTTGTTCAGGAGCATCAAAAGAACAAAGCTTAAACCAGGAAGACTTAATGAGTCTGGTTAACCAGCTGGTAAGTGTTATGAAAGGGGCTAACTAG
- a CDS encoding cupin domain-containing protein: MKKLICAKDVEILAKQGQKVLYIDKDTLVTPSAKDAARSCGVEFSTEAPAPVCCAAPAACEAPAPAPAAETAKACEGEIDINMIYTVLKDLADKGLLQGVLDTAACSGKPYTAEHDACGLKIVRGNTVQYEALDTGNPSDKVFYQEIINKEDGCSMNAGFITIENCQFDWECACEELYHIIEGTLTVTVNGKVYTAQPGDSVFFPNGAKVAFGSPNKMKAFYATY; the protein is encoded by the coding sequence ATGAAAAAATTGATTTGTGCAAAAGATGTTGAAATCCTGGCAAAACAGGGACAGAAAGTGCTCTATATTGATAAAGACACACTGGTAACTCCGTCAGCAAAGGATGCGGCAAGATCCTGTGGAGTTGAATTTTCTACAGAGGCACCGGCTCCAGTATGCTGCGCAGCACCAGCTGCCTGTGAAGCACCGGCTCCGGCACCAGCTGCAGAAACAGCAAAAGCCTGTGAAGGTGAGATTGACATCAATATGATTTACACAGTACTCAAAGATTTAGCAGATAAAGGTCTGCTGCAGGGAGTGCTGGATACAGCAGCATGCAGCGGGAAGCCTTACACAGCAGAGCATGATGCCTGCGGACTGAAAATTGTCCGTGGAAACACCGTACAGTATGAAGCACTGGATACAGGAAATCCTTCCGATAAAGTATTTTATCAGGAGATTATCAATAAAGAGGACGGCTGCTCCATGAATGCAGGGTTCATAACCATTGAAAACTGTCAGTTCGACTGGGAGTGTGCATGTGAAGAGCTGTACCATATCATCGAAGGAACACTGACAGTAACCGTAAACGGCAAGGTATATACAGCACAGCCGGGAGATTCTGTATTCTTCCCGAATGGTGCGAAAGTAGCCTTTGGTTCACCGAATAAGATGAAAGCATTTTATGCGACGTACTAA
- a CDS encoding BMC domain-containing protein, whose protein sequence is MANAIGMVEFTSIARGIYAADQMVKISDVEIVTASTTCPGKYIAIVHGDVSAVENSVQMGERVAGEYWVDSIVIPNVHPEVFPAITGATMPERVQALGIMESFSMSTMVIAADAILKSAELEPLELRLGNGLGGKAFFTFTGDVAAVETGVEAGKNITEEKGLLVNAEVIPSPSDRLIPSLL, encoded by the coding sequence ATGGCGAACGCAATAGGAATGGTAGAGTTTACAAGTATTGCACGTGGTATTTACGCAGCAGACCAGATGGTAAAGATTTCAGATGTAGAGATTGTTACAGCCAGCACAACCTGTCCTGGCAAATATATAGCAATCGTTCATGGGGATGTGTCAGCAGTAGAAAATTCTGTACAGATGGGTGAAAGAGTAGCAGGAGAATACTGGGTGGATTCCATTGTGATACCAAACGTTCACCCGGAGGTATTTCCAGCTATTACAGGTGCCACCATGCCTGAGAGAGTTCAGGCCCTTGGAATCATGGAATCCTTTTCCATGTCAACCATGGTGATTGCTGCGGATGCAATCTTAAAGTCTGCAGAACTGGAACCACTGGAACTGCGTCTTGGAAACGGTCTGGGAGGAAAAGCCTTCTTTACCTTCACAGGAGATGTAGCAGCTGTGGAAACAGGGGTCGAAGCAGGAAAGAATATTACAGAAGAGAAAGGTCTGCTGGTTAATGCGGAAGTAATTCCTTCCCCATCAGACAGACTGATACCATCTTTGTTGTAA
- a CDS encoding 4Fe-4S dicluster domain-containing protein, translating to MSLLDMVKEAGIIGAGGAGFPTHAKLASKAEYILLNGAECEPLLRVDQQLMAMFPDEIIKGFEAAGRQVSAKKAIIGIKGKHKEVITILEDRIKALRLEEYVEVGVLPDIYPAGDEQVLVYELTGRVVPEAGIPIQVGCVVVNSETALNIYYASTGKAVTEKYVTIAGDVPNRMTVKVPVGTPILDVLKLSGIENFDDYAVIDGGPMMGPVMTEIGGYITKKNKGFVILKKTHPLIRRKSASKEQAKRINRATCEQCRMCTDMCPRYLLGHATQPHKMMRALMYAANSNAPNDLEAQKVGQLCCQCNLCELFACPIGLYPKFANNFFREKLAEQGLRYKPDKEVFEARSVRENRLVPSKRLIARIGLHDFDKPAPMTDISMNPEIVHIATRQHVGAPAVPVVSTGEHVQAGQKIGKIPEESLGATIHASISGTVTECGNDYIAIRRD from the coding sequence ATGAGTCTTCTTGATATGGTAAAAGAAGCCGGCATAATTGGTGCAGGTGGGGCAGGATTTCCTACTCATGCAAAGTTAGCATCAAAAGCGGAATATATACTTCTTAACGGAGCTGAGTGTGAACCACTTTTAAGAGTGGACCAGCAGTTGATGGCAATGTTTCCCGATGAGATAATAAAAGGCTTTGAAGCAGCAGGCAGACAGGTCAGTGCGAAAAAAGCCATAATAGGAATTAAAGGAAAGCATAAAGAAGTAATTACTATCCTTGAGGATAGGATTAAGGCATTAAGGCTGGAAGAATATGTAGAAGTAGGAGTTCTTCCGGACATCTACCCAGCAGGGGATGAACAGGTATTAGTATATGAATTAACAGGAAGGGTGGTACCGGAAGCCGGTATACCAATCCAGGTAGGATGTGTGGTAGTAAACTCAGAAACAGCATTAAATATCTACTATGCATCCACAGGAAAAGCAGTAACAGAAAAATATGTCACCATAGCAGGAGATGTACCAAACCGTATGACGGTAAAGGTACCGGTGGGAACCCCGATACTGGATGTCTTAAAGCTAAGTGGCATAGAGAATTTTGATGATTATGCGGTAATAGACGGAGGTCCTATGATGGGGCCTGTGATGACGGAAATCGGGGGATATATAACAAAGAAGAATAAAGGCTTTGTAATCCTGAAGAAGACCCATCCGCTGATCAGAAGAAAAAGCGCATCAAAAGAACAGGCAAAGAGAATCAACAGGGCAACCTGTGAACAGTGCAGAATGTGTACGGACATGTGTCCAAGATATCTTTTGGGACATGCTACACAGCCGCATAAGATGATGAGGGCCTTAATGTATGCGGCAAATTCAAATGCACCAAATGATTTGGAAGCCCAGAAGGTAGGTCAGTTATGCTGCCAGTGTAACTTATGCGAATTGTTCGCTTGTCCAATAGGGTTATATCCAAAATTCGCTAATAATTTCTTCAGAGAAAAGTTAGCAGAACAGGGCTTAAGATATAAGCCGGATAAAGAAGTATTTGAAGCACGAAGTGTAAGGGAAAACCGTCTGGTACCAAGCAAGAGGCTGATAGCAAGAATCGGACTGCATGATTTTGACAAACCGGCGCCGATGACAGATATTTCCATGAATCCGGAAATAGTGCATATAGCCACAAGACAGCATGTAGGTGCCCCTGCCGTCCCTGTAGTTTCTACAGGAGAACATGTACAGGCAGGCCAGAAGATCGGAAAAATTCCGGAAGAAAGTCTGGGAGCTACAATTCATGCAAGTATTTCCGGAACAGTAACAGAATGCGGAAATGACTATATTGCAATAAGGAGGGATTAA
- a CDS encoding BMC domain-containing protein, with product MDIRIIKSPSEGTINILLRRKGTGANTLPPCLDAVGLVQGKMIEMIVASDIAEKAVGVTVEEIKGSCPQNMILLAIFGETAAVEEALENIKRNWENN from the coding sequence ATGGATATTCGTATTATAAAATCCCCATCGGAGGGAACAATCAATATTCTTTTACGACGAAAAGGTACTGGAGCCAATACGCTTCCTCCTTGCTTGGATGCGGTGGGACTTGTACAGGGTAAAATGATTGAAATGATTGTTGCCTCTGATATAGCTGAAAAAGCTGTTGGGGTTACAGTAGAAGAAATTAAGGGCAGTTGCCCACAGAATATGATTTTGCTGGCAATATTTGGAGAAACAGCGGCAGTAGAAGAGGCACTGGAAAATATAAAAAGAAATTGGGAAAATAATTAG
- the eutH gene encoding ethanolamine utilization protein EutH — translation MVLFGNIVVYIIMACALSGCLAYIFKEGSELGNQFLEGIYAIGPIFIPVAGVMASAPYLTALIKTVFGPAFQAVGADPAMAATTFIAVDMGGYQLADALAQTRESWIMAEITGYMAGATIVYNIPVALKMLKKKDRPYLALGMMSGFLMIPVGVLISSAIIALTNPCVRDAVATSGDSTYQLSLTFLLIFRNLVPLIIICVAIAIGLMIIPDKMIKGFAVFGKVMDCALTLVLTLCIIEYFTGIFSKIFGAWGFQPIIADQADCNRALEIAGYIGIMLCGAFPMVYLLTKYLGRPLEAVGKVFGLSKNAVAGILAGAANAIALYKLIGDMKAEDKVKCLAFAVCSAFLIGDHLSFTANFQPTLILPVLAGKLIAGCLSVYIATKISVPKARQIEAQQAAEEAAA, via the coding sequence ATGGTATTATTTGGGAACATAGTTGTTTATATTATTATGGCTTGCGCCCTGAGTGGATGTTTAGCTTACATATTTAAAGAAGGAAGTGAACTGGGTAATCAGTTCCTTGAAGGTATTTATGCAATAGGTCCTATTTTTATTCCCGTAGCAGGTGTAATGGCATCTGCACCATACTTAACAGCTTTAATTAAAACAGTATTTGGCCCTGCATTCCAGGCCGTTGGTGCGGACCCTGCAATGGCAGCCACAACTTTTATCGCTGTAGATATGGGTGGATATCAGCTGGCTGACGCACTGGCTCAGACAAGAGAATCCTGGATTATGGCAGAAATAACAGGCTATATGGCAGGTGCAACAATCGTATATAACATTCCAGTTGCTTTAAAGATGTTAAAGAAAAAAGACAGACCTTATTTAGCTCTTGGAATGATGTCGGGTTTTCTAATGATTCCAGTAGGCGTTTTAATTTCAAGTGCAATTATCGCTCTTACAAATCCATGTGTCAGAGATGCAGTTGCAACAAGTGGCGACTCAACATATCAGCTGTCATTAACATTTCTACTGATATTCAGAAACTTAGTTCCACTTATCATTATTTGTGTAGCTATTGCTATTGGTCTTATGATTATACCAGATAAAATGATTAAAGGTTTTGCTGTTTTCGGAAAAGTGATGGACTGTGCACTTACATTGGTTCTTACATTATGCATCATTGAATACTTTACAGGAATCTTTTCAAAAATATTTGGCGCATGGGGATTCCAGCCAATTATTGCGGACCAGGCAGACTGTAACAGAGCTCTGGAAATTGCAGGATATATTGGTATAATGCTGTGTGGTGCTTTCCCTATGGTATATCTTCTTACAAAATACTTAGGCAGACCACTGGAAGCTGTTGGTAAAGTGTTTGGACTTTCCAAGAATGCTGTTGCAGGTATACTTGCCGGTGCAGCTAACGCTATTGCATTATACAAACTGATTGGTGATATGAAAGCAGAAGATAAAGTTAAATGTCTGGCATTTGCAGTATGCAGTGCATTCTTAATAGGTGACCACTTATCATTCACAGCTAACTTCCAGCCTACTCTGATTTTACCTGTTTTAGCTGGTAAATTAATCGCAGGTTGTCTGTCAGTTTATATCGCAACAAAGATTTCTGTACCTAAGGCAAGGCAAATTGAGGCACAGCAGGCTGCAGAAGAAGCAGCAGCTTAA
- a CDS encoding EutN/CcmL family microcompartment protein, which yields MKAGIVIGNIWATRKDEKLEGLKLMIVQPLNIIDNSPIGPPIIAADNIGAGVNEKVIYVGGSSARMPVGGSNIPVDATIVGIVDGQDIISL from the coding sequence TTGAAGGCAGGAATAGTAATAGGTAATATCTGGGCAACGAGAAAAGATGAAAAACTTGAAGGATTGAAACTGATGATTGTACAACCACTAAACATAATTGATAATTCACCTATTGGCCCACCAATTATTGCTGCTGATAACATTGGTGCAGGTGTTAACGAAAAAGTGATATATGTTGGAGGAAGTTCAGCACGTATGCCGGTGGGCGGTTCCAATATACCTGTAGATGCAACCATTGTAGGTATAGTTGATGGACAAGATATAATAAGTTTGTAG
- a CDS encoding ATP-binding protein: MKVITESDLRNELRTSTIETYYLDQDIMLTPAAIGFLKERKINVVKGSMEQKKKETEENSGTSTGIQERMTDNTEEKIKKPKYIDYETGAYYYEKPEHMTQLYDNFLVTKDHPRICLRGKVDSLQALVVLDQTILAEMSGQEKIIRDLDEILKLLYEIMGCDVFNKPLVNEQIIGLTHAEIREHSHNPMKYYKIKQMILPNYSMGKVYAMLNQLRAAIREVEVSAAEAFHNGKKYERMDIIEAFNRLSSVLHIMICRYLADDYNR; encoded by the coding sequence TTGAAAGTCATAACAGAGTCCGATTTAAGAAACGAATTACGTACATCTACCATAGAGACTTATTACCTGGATCAGGATATAATGCTTACTCCGGCGGCAATAGGGTTTCTAAAGGAACGAAAAATAAATGTTGTTAAGGGCAGCATGGAACAAAAAAAGAAGGAAACTGAAGAAAACTCAGGAACTTCAACAGGTATCCAGGAAAGAATGACAGATAATACAGAAGAAAAGATTAAAAAACCCAAATACATTGATTATGAAACAGGAGCTTACTACTACGAGAAACCTGAACATATGACGCAGTTATATGATAATTTCTTAGTAACAAAAGATCACCCGAGGATTTGTCTAAGAGGAAAAGTGGACAGCCTTCAGGCGTTAGTTGTATTAGATCAGACCATTTTAGCAGAAATGAGCGGACAGGAAAAAATTATCAGGGATTTGGATGAAATCTTAAAACTTCTATATGAAATCATGGGATGTGATGTATTCAATAAACCTCTGGTCAATGAACAGATTATTGGACTTACTCATGCAGAGATCAGAGAGCATTCTCACAATCCTATGAAATATTATAAGATTAAGCAAATGATTTTACCGAATTATTCAATGGGTAAAGTTTATGCGATGCTGAATCAATTAAGGGCGGCAATTAGAGAGGTCGAGGTTTCTGCTGCGGAAGCTTTTCATAATGGCAAGAAATATGAGAGAATGGATATTATTGAGGCGTTTAACCGCCTGTCCAGTGTATTACATATAATGATCTGCCGTTATTTAGCTGATGACTACAACAGATAA
- the eutL gene encoding ethanolamine utilization microcompartment protein EutL produces MKGDIIKTSVLATKIIPNVSPSMAEQFKLDPEQKSLALITTNCDDVTYTALDEATKKADVKVVYARSFYGGADNANTKLAGEIIGILAGPNPAEVKSGLDACVEMIDNELHFISANDENSIIYYAQCISRTGSYLSEGAGIVEGEALAYLIAPPIEAMYAVDAALKAADVSLCVLYAPPSETNFGGALLTGSQSACKAACDAFASAVVYVAENPIG; encoded by the coding sequence ATGAAAGGTGATATAATTAAAACTTCCGTTTTAGCAACCAAAATTATTCCAAATGTAAGTCCTAGTATGGCTGAGCAGTTTAAACTGGATCCGGAGCAGAAATCATTGGCGTTGATTACAACAAACTGTGATGATGTAACGTACACTGCACTGGACGAAGCAACAAAAAAAGCTGATGTAAAAGTTGTTTATGCCAGAAGCTTTTATGGTGGTGCTGACAATGCCAATACTAAACTGGCAGGTGAAATAATCGGGATTCTGGCAGGGCCAAACCCGGCAGAAGTAAAGAGTGGTCTGGATGCCTGTGTAGAAATGATTGACAATGAATTACATTTTATTTCTGCAAATGACGAAAACTCAATTATTTATTATGCACAATGCATTTCAAGAACTGGTTCATATCTTTCAGAAGGAGCTGGCATAGTTGAAGGAGAGGCTCTGGCATATCTGATCGCACCTCCTATTGAAGCTATGTATGCAGTTGATGCAGCATTAAAAGCAGCAGACGTAAGTCTTTGCGTATTATATGCACCACCTTCAGAAACAAACTTTGGAGGAGCACTTCTGACAGGAAGTCAGTCTGCATGTAAAGCTGCATGTGATGCATTTGCCAGCGCAGTAGTATATGTAGCTGAAAATCCCATTGGTTAA
- a CDS encoding ethanolamine ammonia-lyase reactivating factor EutA — protein sequence MIIIEKDIAKVLGNSINLLLNKSKDVICLDSIHTNNGDYIDIGEPVAQGNVVPVITKTLIFNS from the coding sequence ATCATTATTATCGAAAAGGATATAGCCAAAGTACTGGGAAATTCAATTAATTTACTGCTCAACAAGAGTAAAGATGTAATTTGTCTGGACAGTATCCACACAAATAATGGAGATTATATTGATATAGGAGAGCCTGTTGCACAAGGCAATGTGGTTCCTGTTATAACTAAAACGTTAATTTTTAACTCATAA